GGTGGAAGATAAATGCACCCCACTATTTTTTAGAAAGATACCTGTCTCAATTGAGAGAGGTGCCGGCGTCCAAGTATGGGATGAAGCAGGGAACAGGTATATAGACTTCACCTCGGGCTGGGGGGTGACATGCCTTGGTCATGCCCATCCGGTGATCAGTGACGCACTTCTGGAACAGAGCAAGAAGATCATCCAGAATCCAAGTTCGGGGCTGACTTACTCACCGGCACGTGCCCGTCTTCTGTCATTGATGTGCGAAATCCTTCCCGTACCCCTGACTAGAATATTTTTCTCCAATAGTGGAGCTGAGGCAAACGACGCCGTTATCAAGCTGGCACGTAAAGCAACGGGACGCATGGATGTTATTGCCATGAACCAGGGCTTCCATGGTCGGACAATCAGCACAGCATCAGCTACTGGACAGAACAAGCACAGAGAAAAGTTCAACCCATTGATGCCCAACTATCGGTTTATTCCTTATGATGATTTGGAAGCATTGAGTGGGGCCCTTGATAAGAATGTGGCAGCCGTAATTTTAGAACCGGTTCAAGGTGAGGGTGGCGTCATTATCCCTTCCGAAGGCTATCTTAAAGAGATGAGCCGACTGTGCAAGGCAAATAGTACACTGTTAATTATTGATGAAATACAAACAGGGTTTTGTAGAACTGGACCAATGTTTGCCATAAGTCCTTTGAATATCGAAGTAGATTTTATGACTATGGCGAAAGGAATTGCCGGGGGCTTTCCGTTTGGAGCCTTTGCAATGTCTGAGGCAGTGTCAATGCTTCTTGAGCCCGGTGATCACGGTGGCACTTATTGTGGTAATCCGCTCGGTTGTGCAGTAGCTTATGCCGTCATCAAGTATTTACTCGATCACAATATATCCGCTAATGTTATAAAGACAGGCGACTACGCCCTTGATCGGATGCATCAGTTGATGATGTCATACCCAGAGAAAATTATAGAGGTCCGAGGTAGGGGACTGCTTTTGGCTATAGAGTTTTGTGATGTTGAGACCGCCAGTCATGTTGTTGGAAAATGTCTCAATCGGCGTCTGTTTGTAACGCAGACGCAAGGAAACATTATAAGGATATTCCCGGCTCTGAATATCAAGCGGGAAGAAATGGACGAAGGGCTCACGTTGTTTGAAGCAGCAGTTGATGACGCCATAAAAGGAATTTCATAACGGTGTTTTTGAGCCATTGGCCGATTTCCCATAAATTGACTGAGCAATGTCATTGTTTGCTCAAATCATCGGATTTTGTCTTTCAGGAAGAATCAATCGAAGCAACAATTATTTTAACTAGTTAACTCTTCTGGTTTGTGTAAATAATTGGAATCTTTTGCAACTCTGGCGCATTTTAGACAGATATACTTGGGCTCTCCAACGATTCCCTTGAGTTTCCCAAGATTATCTTTGATCTCATCTTTTCTCCAATCGCACAGATGCTTGTTACCTTTACCCATCTCTTTGCTTCCTCCATCCTCAGCCTGCTGTCCTTTGCGAGGCGGTGGTACACTTTCTATCATCACGCTTGAGTATAAGCTCCGGCTTTTTGATAAAGACCTTCGTTTCCGGAGGTACGGATTCTGTGAGCCAGACATTACCACCAATTACAGATTTGGCGCCAATAATAGTCTCGCCTCCCAGGATAGTCGCCCCTGAATATATTATCACATCATCTTCTATCGTCGGATGACGCTTTTTACCGCGAAGCTGTTGGACTGCATCCTTTGGGAGAGAAAGGGCGCCCAAAGTAACCCCCTGGTAGATTCTTACCCCATTACCAATGTCAGCAGTCTCACCTATTACTACACCAACTCCATGATCGATGAAAAAGCTGGCGCCGATATGGGCGCCGGGATGTATGTCTATGCCGGTAAGCCCGTGAACATACTCGCTCATAATACGAGGCATAAGTGAAATCTTCTGATGGTGAAGTTGGTGGGCTATGCGGTAAACTGTCACTGCATGGAGTCCGGGGTAGCAAAGGATAATCTCGTCATAGTTTTTCGCCGCAGGGTCTCCTTCCAAGGCGGCCCTTATATCCTTGGCCAAAAGAATCCTGATATCAGGCAATTCCCGGATAAACTTCATGGCTTCTTCACGACCGCGTTCCACACAGTGCGTACAGGATAGATTGTATCTGATGCATTCATGCCTTATGCAAAGGGTCAACTGACACGAGAGGTTTTCAAAAAGAGATATCGTTTCCATTCCCAGGTAATATTCCAGATTGACCCGGTCCAGCCGCTCCGGGATAAAATATCCCGGGAAGAGGATCCGTTGGAGTTGATGTATTATTCCTATTATTGCATCTCTTGATGGAATTGGTTCCGGGCCCACGTGGTCGAAGCAGTTATTACCGTTGCAAGTTCCAACAAGGTTGCTCACAATTTTCGGGATATCTTCTCTGTAATCACGCGATGCTTTAATATCGAGCTGACATTTATTTTTTTGTCCTTTATCTCCCATTGACTACTCCCTATCCTTTTTACTCTTCCTTTCAGCGCTGTCTGCTAATTCTATCAATGTTGATAAAAACGAAGAATACTTCTCATATTGATGGCATGCCGCTGCTCATTGTTCATTTTGCTATGAGAGTCCCGTGGTTCAGAATCCTAGACTCCTAACTTGCCGAGCAACCGAGTAGCTTCCTTCCTCAACAAAACCTTTCAGTCGCGGTAAAAACTGATCTTGTCTATCCAAACTGTGCCTTCAGTTGCTTCATTTCTGTCTGAATCAATGTCAAATCGCAGTTCTTCTATACGGTTTAAGCGTATCACTTGATCTCCGGCTTTTGCGCCCATGGATTCGGCACCTCTTTTTATCCAGCCCCTGCCAATTGTCAAACTGTCGAAGGGTATCCTGATCTTTTGCCATTCAGTACTTATGTCAAAAAAACTGACCCACCTGTCCATGGTGTTGGGATCATCCGGCAGGGAGGTTGAAGAACGAAAGGTGCCATACAAATTTCTGGTGCCCTTGGCATAGAACTCTATGCCGCTAAAAAGCGATATATTGCGTTTCCTTTTATTATTGGCAATAGCGTATGTCCCCGGTGTGTCCCCGGTGAACTTGAATTTTATTCTTAGGGACTGTTTAGAGCCTTCAGCACCGGTATTAGTATCTAAGGCAGTCTCGTAAAAGGCGGAAGACTTTTGGCCTTGCTTGCCGAGGCGATGATATCCGATTAACCAAGAAGGATCTACCCTTGCAGCCTCAAAATCCTCGTTCCAGGAACCGGAATCCCGCAGCTCCGCCGCATTGAAAAGCTTCGTCTTCATGAATACCGCCGCAACAGCCTGTCCGGTCCTCGTGTTGATTAGTCGCAGGTTAATGTTCCATTCGTTTTGGATATCGGCCAAGGTACCTGTCAAAATGAGATCTGCAATCAACAATTTCCCCGAGAACTTATCCGCCGTGTCACCGGCCATGCCGCTCAAGCTTAATTGAAGTTCATCCATAATTGATTTCAGCTTAGATCTCTCGACAACGTTAAATTGCCCAGATTCGACAAGGGTAGTAGTGAGTTCTTCCAGGGTTACTCGGCCCACCTCTTTCACACTTCCTCTTATGACCTCGAAATCTACTATAGCAATACTTTTCTTCGGCACTTGGAGTTTAACCATTGTACCCGCTGCAAAGGCTATGGGTTTCTCCAACTCAATTTTTACGGCAGTACCGCGCACCTCCATTACTCTCGCTTGCTGGTCGTTGACTTCCGTTGTTACGCCTTCAAAAAGGAGGCTTTTCTGCACAATCTGCTGTGCGATATCACTAATCGCCGAACCAGCTGTTTTTTTAATTTCCGGCACCTTTAAGGTCAGCCATACTTGCTTGCCTGATACAGCCTGCACTATCCCATCCAGAAATATAAGATTATCTTGGCCCGGCCTGTTCTCCCTATCAATGCCGGCACATGCGGCAAGCAAAATAATGATGACAGCAGCAGCGCTAAGGATAGTTGTTTTAATCATAAGATACCTCCCTTGAGTCCAGTTGACCAATTCCTTCCGATACTGCGGTTAAAAATTACATTCTTCCCGTTCACACTTTGGCTTCCCGGCGGGCTACCGTACTTCAACGATGATTATGGACATTATTGATAACCAATCGAAATCATGCCTTTTCATATAGCTTAGAGATTTGTTACTTTCAGGAAGCTGTCCTTACCCCCGATCATCACACATTAATGCCACCTTTCATCACGTGGCCGTTAATATACCTTGATGACCAAAATTGCAACTTTGTATTTGCACAGGCTGAGTTCGGATAACGCAAATATGACACCCACTGCATTGTTATGCCTCATTTTCCAGACTGATTGTCGGTTCCATTCCTGAGACGATTTTCATATGACCCCTCCTCCTTGCAGCGGTTGATAATCATTGCTTCTTCGATTGGTCCTTCCATCGTCGGCAAAAAATAGAGGCGAGTAATAGGATCACAAATTACTAATAAATAAGTAGCAAAGACCCTTTGGGCATATTTACTGATGGGTATGATCTGGCTGATTATATCTTGCGCTGATCCCTATGCTTACATTGGCACTTTACAATAAATAATCACATTGACATGACAGGGCTGTTCCCCTATATTCAGCAAAATACAACTATGAGGTAAAATATGAATGCTAAATTGATTGAATATTTCAACAAACAACCGAGGCTCGCAACGCTGAGCACCGCCGACAAAAGCGGCAAGGCAGATGTGGCGGTCCTGGGCTCACCCAGAATGGTCGACGAGAAAACGGTGGTGCTTACCCTGAGGAATAACAGAACCTTTGCGAACCTCCTGGAGAATCCCCATGCCGTGTTTACGATCATGGAACCGGGGAAGACGCATCCGGAATGGAAGGGTGTAAGGGTTTATCTCAAAATGATCGAGTATCAGACAAGCGGTGAAAAACTGGAAACGCTGAGAGCGCAGGCGCTACCGAGAGTGGGCGAAGCAATTGCAAAGCTGATGCATGCTGCCGTGACGTTAGAGATATATGAGGTAAGACCGATGATAGACAACGGGCAAGGATGGGAAGCATCTATATAGCGGGTTAAGATGAGAACAATTTTTATTCTGCTCCTCATTATCCTCGCTGTCGGCCAACTCGTATTTGGCGCTGAAAAAGTGGTGCAACTGGAAGTCTCCGGCTGCAGAAACTGAGGCGCTGCTCAGAGGATAGGTTCTATCCTCAAGGCGGTGGATGGTGTGGTCGAGGTAGCCTTTCCCGAGGGCGAAATCGTTGCCATCACTATTAATGATGCAAAGACTTCTAATCCAGTAGTCGTGGATGCTCTGAAAAAGGGCGGTTATAGCGTGAAGCAAACGATGGAAACGCCTTCCAGATAATAGACGCCACCTCTCCTGAAATATCTCAAACTCTTTTACTTAGCTTTCTCGCTGGCGTTTACAACTAGCTTTCCGGAAGCATATATTGGCTGCAACAGTTCGTCTGCATCTTCAGATACGATCTCAAAAGCAGAGCGGACATCTTGCGGGATTATACAAGGCCGACCGGTCAGCAATGTCAGGGATTAGGTCTCCCTTTCTATTTTATCGTTACTTTGGAGTTTTATATGCTTTTGATTTCAGCAACTCATGAATGGCATACCGTTCACACCGGGGCGATTATCGGTCTTCTGGAACTTTCTGGCATAGAGAATATCCACACATCTTCTGAGTTAGATCAACGGAAACGTGAGACGGAAACGCGCCTGAGAGAACGCTACAACGGGTTTACTCGACAGGATTTCTTGTCGCTGCCCGTGATGTCTGATTACGAAAGGTACTACAAGCGATTCAACAAGACTTATCATGTGCAGCTTCAGGTAGAGTCAATCGTGTTGAAGGGAAAGGATCTGCCAACGGTAATTCCCTTGGTTGATTCAAACTTCATGGCAGAAGTCGAGACGTTTGTTCTTACTGCTGGACATGATGTTGGGAAATTACACGGACCGGTTCTCATAGACGTTTCAAGAGAAGGAGAACATATCACCCAGATGAATGGCACTTTCAAAGCAATTCGCGAGGGCGACATGATTATGAGGGACGCGCATGGGATATGCTGTTCGGTTATTTATGGGCAAGATAACTGTTCGCCTATTTCACCAGAGACATCCTGCGTTCTTTATGTTGCTTACGCGCCTACCGGTATTTCATCGGGAACAGTGGATACGCAATTGAGAAAAATAGAAGATAATATTCGGCTTTTCTCTCCAAATGCCTTTGTAGAATACCGTCAATTGCTCTACGCTTAGCACATAGAAAGAGGTGTTCCACGCAAAAGGTTATATTTCTTGTTGATATGAATGCCTTTTTTATAAGTTGTGAAATGACAAGGAATGCTTCTCTTGTCGGAATTGCAGCCGCTGTTGCCGGTGATCCCAAGAAGCGTGCAGGCATCATCCTTGCCGCAAACTATGAGGCAAGGTCCTGTGGAGTCAAGACCGCCATGGTCCTTCATGAAGCTTTGAGACTTTGCCCTAAAATGATCCTGGTACCGCCAGATCATAGTTTCTATGAGCAAAAATCAAAAGAGGTCATGGACTTACTATCGAACTATACCCCGGTTCTGGAACAAAACAGCATTGATGAGGCATGGCTTGATATGACAGGGTGTGAAGGACTTTTTGGCAAACCTGCCGAGGCCGCTAAACATATTATGGATGAAATCAGGGTCAAGCTCGGGCTTTGGTGCTCAATAGGAATCGCCGCAAACAAGTTCCTCGCAAAAATGGCGGCTGAAATGAAGAAGCCTCTAGGCATCACCGAACTATGGGAGCATGATATTCCCTTAAAGCTCTGGCCGCTTCCGGTAAAAGAAATGTACGGCATTGGTGGTAAAACCGCTGAAAAGTTAAACCGCATGGGGATACGGACGATAGGTGAGATTGCCAATTTTCATATAAACACCATTGTCAAAGTTTTCGGGAAAAGCGGGAAGGAAATTTATCTGCATGCCAAGGGAATTGACAATTCCCCTGTTATCGCTCACATGGCTGATGATATGAAGTCAATCGGACGCTCAGCAACATTGCCGGAAGATATATCCGACATTGAGAAAGCAAAGCTGGTTCTAATGGAGCTTGCCGATGACATTGGTATGACGACAAGAAGGCATGGCAAGAAAGGGCGTACGGTCCATATCACCCTGAAATATTCTGATTTTCAGGTAGTTACAAGGCAGACAGCTATTCCTGCTACCTGTACCACCAAAGAAATATACCGGGCTGGTTGCAGTCTGCTTGAGCAAAATTGGAACAGGCTCCATCCAGTAAGATTGATCGGTATATGCCTCTCGGTATTTTACGGAGACAGCTCTTCGGGTCAGTTGTCACTTTTTGACCAAATAGAAGGCAATGTAAAAAGCGATAAAAATAAACAAATTGACAGGGTTATGGACGAAATACGAAACAAGCATGGCTCTGAAATAATAACCTTTGCCGCCTTGGTTAAGAAAGAAAAAGGCAGCAGCGTTGAAAGTGAAGATTGATCTCAGATCAATCAGTTATAAAAGGATTGCTAAGTAAGGGACGGATGGAAAAGGAAGGAGTATCGCCGGTAATTATAATGGCGGTCAACCCGTGATAAAAAACCTGTGAACTTTTAACGATAACTGGTTGAGAGTTACAGTTTTGGGGCGGCGGTTTTTGGGACGAGCAGGGTTGAACATAGCTTCCTGCTAATCCACAGTTATTAGTCATGGATAACGGCCCCTGATTTTCCCATTTTCATGAGCAATACCAACGGCACCAGGCAGAGCAGGAAGATGCTCAGGAGATAGAAGGCGTCATTGAACGACATCATGGAAGCCTGTCTGAGTAACTGCCGATAAATCATTCCCGGCCCTGTTGCCACGTCGGCGCTGGGCGATGGCACGAGCGGGAGAGCGTGTTGGTAAATTCTGTCAAAGGGTGTCAGTCCCTCCACAAGCCTGCTTTGGTGGAATTGGGATCTCCGCGCCAACAGGGTCGTGACAAAGGCAATGCCGAAACTGCCGCCCAGGTTCCTTACCAGATTGAAAATAGCCGAGGCGTTGCCCATATTCTCGTTTTCTATCCCCGACATAGTGGTCGTGTTGAGGGGAATGAAGAGAAAACCCATACCCACGCCCAAGATGATTCTGGGCCAGATGACCGTATTAAAATCCGCCAGGAGATTGAACTGTGCCATAAGATGAGTGGCGTAGGCAGCCACAATTAAGCCAAAACCGAGAAGATACTTGGGGTTCATCTTCGTGATCAGCCGGCCGGCCAGGGGCATGGAGATAAGGGTTGCCATGCCTCCCGGTCCAAGGACCATGCCGGCCAAAGTGGCAGTGTACCCCATGAGGGTCTGGAGATAGATCGGCAGGAGCACGATACTGGCGAAGAGGTTAAAAAAAGCACAGAACATCAACACGTTCCCTGTGCTGAAGGTGACGTTCCGGAAGATTTTGAAGTTGATGATGGGATGTTCCACAAAGAACTCGCAGGCGACAAACAAGAGCAGTGATACGACAGAAATCAGGCTCAGCCAGGTGATGAAGTTAGAAGCAAACCAGTCCTCCATTTCGCCCTTGTCGAGGACAATCTGGAGGCAGCCGATGCCGACGGTGAGGAACATCAATCCCCAATAGTCTACTTTCATCTTCATCCGGTTCATATAGGGCGGGTCAACGATGAAAAAGAGCACCATGAGGATCGAAATGAGGCCGATGGGAATGTTGATGAAGAAGATCCAGTGCCAAGACCAGTTATCGGTAATCCAACCTCCGAAAAGGGGTCCGATGATCGGTCCGAACATGATGCCAACGCCGAACACCGCCATGGCCATGCCGTGCTGCTTCTTCGGAAAGGTTTCAAGCAGGATTGATTGCGAGAGCGGCTGAAGTGCACCACCGCCGATGCCCTGTAGTATCCTGAAAATCACCAGGGAAGAGAGGCTCCAGGCGAGGCCGCAGAAGAACGAACTCAGGGTAAAGAGGGTTATGGAATAGATGAGGTAACGCTTCCTGCCGAACAGGCGGCTCAACCAGCCGGTCAGCGGGATGATGATCGCATTGGAAACAAGGTAGGACGTGATCGTCCAGGTGGCTTCATCGAGTCCGGCGGAAAGGCTGCCGCGGATATGGTTGAGGGACACGTTGACCACCGAGGTGTCGATGATCTCGATCACGGTCGGGAGCATGACAGTCAAGGCGACAATCCATTTATTCATATCCTGGGGAAACTCCTTTGACTCAATTTTCCAGGATAATCGTCGGCACAACGGACATGCCCACCCGGAGCACATGGGACGGATCGGTGTTCTTTTCCAGAACGATCTTGACAGGGACCCGCTGGACCACCTTCACATAATTTCCCGTAGCATTCTCCGGCGGGAAGAGGGAAAAAACCGCCCCGGTGCCCGCCATGATGCTGTCGACTTTTCCTTGGAAAACCTTATCGGGATAGGTATCGATGCGGACTTCGACTCTCAGGCCCGGCTTTATCTTTTGAATCTCTGTCTCCTTGTAATTGGCAATCACATGGATGTTGTCGAGGGGAACCAGTGCCATAAGCGGCTGTCCCGGCTGAATCTGGTTGCCGACCTCTACGGACTTCTTGGTTACAAATCCGTTGACTGGCGCATAAATCCTCGTATACCCCTGGCTCAGTTGCGCCGTCTTCAAAATTGCCTGCCGTTGCGTGACTGTGGCTGCCTGCGTCCGGAGGGCAAGTTCAGAGTGTCTTATCACTTCTTGTTGAGTTTCGATGGTGGCTTCAGTTTGTTTAAGCTGATCCTTGGCTACCTTGACCTGGGCGGAGGCCACATCGTGAGCGGTCTTGGCTTGGTCGGCGCGTTCCTTGGAGATTGCCTCTTTCCGGATTAAATTTTCCGCCCGTTGGCGATCAAGCTCAGCCTGCCGTAGTTTTGCCTCCTGAAGGTTCAGGTTGGCCTCGGCCGCAGCGGTGCGATACTTCATTTCGGAAAGCTGCCTGCGGTTAGTCTCCACTTGTGAGGCAAACTCGGTCTGTCTTGATTTCTCGGCGGAGAGGGAAGCCCCTGTTTCCCCGGCTCTGACATCGTAGTCCGTCGGGTCGATCTCCACAAGCAGCGCTCCCTCTTTGACCGCATGGTTGGTCTCTACGAAAATCGTTTTTACCGTCCCCGGTATCTTGGCAGCGATGCTGTGGATATGGCCATCGATGAAGGCATCGTCGGTACTGATATGCCTTGCCTTGTACTGTATGTAGAAAAAGACGCTTATTAAACCCGCAACTCCGACGCAGGCAAAAACAATCGCTGCTATGATCTTTTTTTTGTGGTTACTGTCGTTCTTGTTGACTTCATCCATAAGAGTTACTTATACGCCTCCGCCAATTTTTGTCCCTGGGAATACATCGCTGCCGCTTCAGCCCTGCCAAGGTCGTAAAGTGCACGGTAGTGATTCGTCTCGGCAACCGTAAGGAGCGTCACCGCATCAAGCACCTCCGTTGCCGTTCCGACTCCCTCCTGATACCGCGTCTTGTTGATGCGCAGGTTTTCCTCGGCCTGTTGCAGGGCGTCCTTCACCACGGCAATCTTCTGCCGGGCTGATTGAGTGTCCAATAGATTCCGCTGTACTTCAAGTTTGATGTCATCCACCAGCTTTTCTTTCTCTTCCCGGAGTTTTGACTTTTGGTGTTCGATCCTGGCTACCTCAGCCTTCGTGCTACCGCCACTGAAAAGGTTCACCCCTACTCCGAGAATCATCGCCCAGTTCCCCTCGTACAGCTGGTAGCGGTTTTCCGTATAATCATACCCGCCCCTGACAAAGAGTTCGGGATAAAATTCTGCCTTCTTCGCCTGCTCCTCCAAACCCAATGTTTTCAGGGTCTCCTCAGCGATTTTTATTTCCGGCCGTTCCTTTAAGCCGATCTCCCAGGCTTTTTCGAGGTTTGTCTCGAGGTAGTCAACATTCGGTTTATCCACCTCAGCAGCCGCCACTTCGGCAGTGAGCGGTCGCAGGAGTGCATTATTGATGCGTGAGGCATTGATCGCCCGGAAGTTCCTGGCGCTAATCAGCCGCTGCCCGGCGTCGGACAGCCGTACCTCAGCCTGGAGGAGATCGTTTTTCGTGATAACTCCTTCAGTATAGAGGTCCTTCGCATCCTTCAGATGAGATTGCAGCCGCTCAACCTCTATCGCCGCCACTTTGGCAATATGTTCGGCTTCCAGTAGGTCATAATAGGCCAGGGCGAATTCAATGGCGGCAAGATTCCTGATCTTTTGCGTATCGAGTTTCTGGGTATCAACTCTTGTTCTCCCTGCCGCATAACGTGAGGCGGTTCGTTTAAAATCATAAAGTGTCTGCTGAACACTGATACTGTAAGCGAGAAAGTCCTGTTGGGAAGTGGGAATAGTAGCGTTTCCGAAGATCGCTTGCGGTTGATGGGCCAAAAAGGTCTGGTTCAGAGAGGCGTTCACCCGGGGAAAGAGGCTCGCCCGTGCGATCAGCGCGCTGTCTCTGGCAATCTCCTCATCATAAGCGGCGATCCGTGCCAGCCTTCCTTTTTCAGTAACAATCTTGAGCCCCTCGCCCAGCGTCAGAGTCTCGGCTGCAGTTGTTCCGCTCAAGAGGAGAAGCGTTAAAATCGAAAGGGCAGAGACTAAACATACCTTGATCCTCATTGAATCGTTCCTTTCATAAAAACTTCCACGAATTCCCTGATCACCTCTTCCTTGTCGGAACCACTCTCTCCTCTCCAGAGAAATTCACGGGTGAAAAAGAAGGAAAAAAACATTCCCACAAAGGCCATTGCTCCGATTTCCGGGTGAAAGCCCCGCAGCAGCTGGAGGCTCTGCATCTCTCGAAAGTAAGATGCCAGCGCCTTAAAAATTTCTTCGACAAAATTGCGGTGGATACTCACCACCGTTTGCGGGTAACGGTGTATCTCAAAAGACATGATTTGTATCATGCCCTTCCTTTCATCAAGAATCTCAAGGAAACGTCGGGCAATTTCTTCCAGGGCTTCTTGATAGTCCATTTTGGCAAGGCAGGGCAGGAGATCCTTTAATGTAGGAAGGAAGGTATAGGTGTTCATGATTTCTGCAAAGAGTTTTTCCTTTGATGAAAAGTGCCGAAATAGCGTGACCTCGGCAACTCCTGCAGTTTTGGCAATCTCTCTGGTCGTAGAGCCGAGATAACCCTTTGTCGAAAACAAAGCTAGCCCCGCCTCCAGTATCTTTTTCTTTGTCCCCTTTGACATTGTGCTTTGGTAGCACTTACTTACAAAATATTCAAGAAAATAAATCAGCTCTTGAAAAAAAGAAACTACATCAGAAAAAACGTAAAATAATTTAATGAAATTTGCTCTATTAACTCTTCATGTTCAGATAAGTTTTTCCTCTTCATATATTCTGAATACTCTGGCCGGATATGTTCCAGTAATTGAATATATTTGGTTTTTTATTTTAGGTGATGTATTTCCAGAATTCATGATATTGCGAAGGTTGATGATTACCGGCAAGAGCCGGGAAGAAAAATTGTTTTCGGATTGCTTTTCTTTGA
Above is a window of Deltaproteobacteria bacterium DNA encoding:
- a CDS encoding TetR/AcrR family transcriptional regulator, which encodes MSKGTKKKILEAGLALFSTKGYLGSTTREIAKTAGVAEVTLFRHFSSKEKLFAEIMNTYTFLPTLKDLLPCLAKMDYQEALEEIARRFLEILDERKGMIQIMSFEIHRYPQTVVSIHRNFVEEIFKALASYFREMQSLQLLRGFHPEIGAMAFVGMFFSFFFTREFLWRGESGSDKEEVIREFVEVFMKGTIQ